A stretch of the Ptiloglossa arizonensis isolate GNS036 chromosome 1, iyPtiAriz1_principal, whole genome shotgun sequence genome encodes the following:
- the LOC143148633 gene encoding malectin-A produces the protein MTTRWEIHLLTISTLLFALCIQSFQSLEVIYAINAGGDAQTDSYAIRYAKDPLMSKVGTASDYGKQFIIGRVNAIDQILYQTERYHHSTFGYDIPISEDGDYVMILKFCEVYFNSPNMKVFDVVLNGDHTVVTDLDIFERVGRGIAHDEYIPFKVQAGKLIYNDEESDILAGKIRVEFIKGYRDNPKINAIAVIKGNIEDIPQLGPIPEEPEEYQNIQEDEEESTVRSRHTSGPRTPDPYSIDDSSVMFPVFVAIGAFIPLLFCLCKL, from the exons atgaCCACGAGATGGGAAATACATTTGTTGACAATATCAACATTATTGTTCGCTCTCTGTATACAAAGCTTTCAGAGCTTGGAAGTGATATATGCAATAAATGCTGGTGGAGATGCTCAAACTGACAGTTATGCAATTCGATATGCTAAAGACCCATTAATGAGTAAAGTTGGGACTGCATCTGATTATGGCAAGCAGTTCATTATTGGACGAGTAAATGCTATTGATCAAATATTGTACCAAACTGAGCGCTATCATCATAGTACTTTTGGGTATGATATTCCTATCAGCGAAGATGGAGATTATGTTATGATATTAAAGTTCTGTGAAGTTTATTTTAATTCTCCCAATATGAAG GTGTTCGATGTGGTATTAAATGGAGACCATACTGTTGTTACTGATTTAGATATCTTTGAGAGAGTTGGCCGTGGTATAGCACATGACGAATATATTCCATTTAAAGTTCAAGCAGGGAAATTAATATACAATGATGAAGAGTCTGACATCTTAGCTGGAAAAATTCGAGTTGAATTTATAAAA GGTTATAGAGATAACCCAAAGATAAATGCTATTGCTGTTATAAAAGGAAATATAGAAG aTATACCACAATTAGGTCCAATTCCTGAGGAACCAGAGGAGTATCAGAATATACAGGAAGATGAAGAGGAATCAACAGTTCGCAGTCGACATACAAGTGGTCCCAGAACTCCGGATCCCTATTCTATTGACGACTCCTCAGTAATGTTTCCAGTTTTTGTAGCTATTGGGGCATTTATTCCATTACTGTTTTGCCTCTGTAAACTATAG
- the Fabpl gene encoding FABP-like protein, with protein MVQTVRRYQYVSNENFEAFVNALGQKEFAAPFMTSKPIIEISQNDDEWTVVVNSEGRVSSTTFKLNETYEESLPSFDRTFPSIATQDGDKLKIETTVKDTLKLTRVYEFTDTDMTVHLSDNKTDIKATRTYKRL; from the exons ATGGTGCAGACTGTCAGAAGGTACCAATACGTCTCCAACGAGAATTTTGAGGCGTTCGTGAACGCCTTGGGACAGAAGGAGTTTGCCGCGCCGTTCATGACCTCGAAACCGATCATCGAAATTTCGCAGAACGACGACGAGTGGACCGTGGTCGTCAATTCCGAAGGAAGGGTTAGCTCGACCACCTTCAAGCTCAACGAAACCTACGAGGAGAGCCTGCCCTCCTTCGATCGCACGTTCCCG AGCATAGCAACGCAGGATggtgataaattgaaaatagaaacgacaGTGAAGGACACTCTCAAGCTTACTCGTGTCTACGAATTCACAGATACCGATATGACAGTG CACCTATCTGATAACAAGACCGACATTAAGGCAACACGTACATACAAGAGGCTCTAA